One segment of Nostoc piscinale CENA21 DNA contains the following:
- the ntcA gene encoding global nitrogen regulator NtcA, producing the protein MIVTQDKALANVFRQMATGAFPPVVETFERNKTIFFPGDPAERVYFLLKGAVKLSRVYEAGEEITVALLRENSVFGVLSLLTGNKSDRFYHAVAFTPVELLSAPIEQVEQALKENPELSMLMLRGLSSRILQTEMMIETLAHRDMGSRLVSFLLILCRDFGVPCADGITIDLKLSHQAIAEAIGSTRVTVTRLLGDLREKKMISIHKKKITVHKPVSLSRQFT; encoded by the coding sequence ATGATCGTGACACAAGATAAAGCCCTAGCAAATGTTTTTCGTCAGATGGCAACTGGGGCGTTTCCACCTGTTGTGGAAACGTTTGAACGCAACAAAACGATCTTTTTTCCGGGCGATCCTGCTGAACGAGTTTATTTTCTTCTTAAGGGTGCTGTAAAACTTTCCAGGGTATACGAAGCAGGAGAAGAAATAACGGTAGCACTGTTACGGGAAAATAGTGTTTTTGGTGTTTTGTCTTTGCTGACTGGAAATAAGTCAGATCGGTTTTACCATGCTGTTGCATTTACACCTGTAGAATTGCTATCAGCACCAATCGAGCAAGTAGAGCAAGCACTTAAGGAAAATCCAGAATTGTCTATGTTAATGCTGCGGGGTCTATCTTCGCGGATTTTACAGACAGAGATGATGATTGAAACCCTCGCTCACCGAGATATGGGTTCTAGATTGGTGAGTTTTTTATTAATTCTTTGTCGTGATTTTGGTGTTCCTTGTGCAGATGGAATCACAATTGATCTGAAGCTATCTCATCAAGCGATCGCAGAGGCAATTGGTTCGACTCGTGTCACAGTCACTAGGTTACTTGGTGATTTACGCGAAAAGAAAATGATTTCTATTCATAAAAAGAAGATTACTGTGCATAAACCTGTTAGCTTAAGTAGACAGTTCACTTAA
- a CDS encoding pre-16S rRNA-processing nuclease YqgF — MNLNEFSPTQPVILGFDPGKDKCGLAVMGLDRQLHYHQVVPASEAIASIETLRQKYPVSLLVMGNQTTAKQWKQKLQQELLQPLNIMLVDERYSTLEARDRYWQMYPPQGLTKLLPKGMRQPPRPIDDIVAILLIERYLNRLTESTVNSQ, encoded by the coding sequence ATGAATTTAAATGAATTCTCACCAACTCAACCAGTGATTCTTGGCTTTGACCCTGGTAAAGATAAGTGTGGTTTAGCTGTGATGGGATTAGACAGACAGCTGCATTATCATCAAGTTGTCCCTGCATCGGAAGCGATCGCTAGTATAGAAACACTCAGACAAAAATACCCTGTTTCTTTACTCGTCATGGGTAATCAAACCACAGCCAAGCAGTGGAAACAAAAATTACAACAAGAATTGTTACAGCCATTAAATATCATGTTAGTAGATGAGCGATATTCTACTTTAGAAGCACGCGATCGCTATTGGCAGATGTATCCACCCCAAGGACTAACCAAACTATTACCAAAAGGAATGCGCCAACCACCAAGACCAATAGATGACATTGTGGCTATCTTATTAATTGAAAGATATTTAAATCGTCTGACAGAATCAACTGTTAATAGTCAATAG
- a CDS encoding DUF3146 family protein: protein MSAKRLPETTAHVRITRQSWQHGFLEGEVSAGDFEWHFQWHFRRGELSVKPSQGRALIKEPLGRFLEKQDYQLEPGGDYAFTIRAEL from the coding sequence GTGAGTGCAAAACGTTTGCCAGAAACTACTGCCCATGTTAGAATTACGCGCCAATCGTGGCAACATGGTTTTCTTGAGGGCGAAGTCAGCGCCGGAGATTTTGAATGGCATTTCCAATGGCATTTCCGCCGTGGAGAACTGTCGGTGAAACCCTCCCAAGGTCGCGCTTTAATTAAAGAACCTCTTGGTCGCTTTTTAGAAAAACAAGATTATCAGCTAGAACCAGGAGGAGATTATGCTTTTACTATCCGAGCAGAGTTGTGA